A region of Massilia sp. KIM DNA encodes the following proteins:
- a CDS encoding LysR family transcriptional regulator — MLNLRRLDLNLLVTLDVLLDERSVTRAARRLNYSQPSVSVHLAKLRDIFGDPLLLPGPHGMQPTARAEELMQPLRQALESLDMAVTPARRFDPAQSDRTWRVAASDSSASTILVPAMPTIRAAAPATRLAVLDMVPSLLARQAEQGEVDLAFHTGEGSHPGLRRRTLFAERYVLAGRVGHPHLHPQLSLEQFCELEHVMVSPDRGGFHGVTDDALAKVGLRRKVALSVPHFLLMMTVLARTDLVAMVPSRLIQDTQTLQIIEPPVELPGYDMLMLWHERSHRDPAHQWLRETIAASV; from the coding sequence ATGCTTAATCTGCGAAGACTGGACCTGAACCTGCTAGTGACGCTCGACGTGCTGCTGGACGAGCGGAGCGTGACGCGGGCAGCACGGCGCCTCAACTATTCACAGCCGTCCGTCAGCGTTCATCTCGCCAAGCTCAGGGATATATTTGGCGACCCACTGTTGCTCCCGGGGCCACACGGTATGCAGCCCACCGCAAGAGCGGAGGAATTGATGCAGCCCCTGCGCCAGGCGCTGGAGTCGCTGGATATGGCGGTGACGCCGGCGCGCCGGTTCGACCCTGCACAGTCCGACCGGACCTGGCGCGTCGCCGCTTCGGATTCCAGTGCATCGACGATACTCGTGCCAGCGATGCCGACCATCCGTGCGGCGGCGCCGGCAACCCGGCTTGCCGTGCTCGATATGGTCCCTTCGCTCCTCGCCAGGCAAGCGGAACAAGGCGAAGTCGACCTTGCCTTCCATACCGGTGAAGGCTCTCATCCCGGACTGCGCCGTCGCACGCTGTTCGCCGAGCGTTATGTATTGGCCGGCAGGGTGGGGCATCCGCATCTGCATCCGCAACTGAGTCTCGAGCAGTTCTGCGAACTGGAGCATGTCATGGTGTCGCCGGACCGGGGCGGATTTCATGGGGTAACCGATGACGCGCTTGCCAAAGTCGGATTGCGGCGCAAGGTGGCCCTGTCGGTTCCCCATTTCCTGTTGATGATGACCGTCCTGGCCCGCACCGACCTTGTCGCGATGGTGCCCTCGCGACTCATTCAAGATACCCAAACGCTGCAGATTATCGAGCCGCCCGTGGAGCTGCCCGGCTACGACATGCTGATGCTCTGGCATGAGCGTTCCCATCGGGATCCGGCCCATCAGTGGTTGCGGGAGACGATCGCCGCGTCGGTGTGA
- a CDS encoding PepSY domain-containing protein: MTRQRTLNMLFTIHSWAGIVTGLLMFIVCFSGAVVVFKHEIDLWANPVLAEGTRTARMAPLDDIVRKVHEAYPTSTLESVWFPDDVNPNVFVLIREHDQPANQRTKLALRSDNGEVMGPVDSQLGQFLRMLHVFLFVGPRWIVGFLGVTMLVLIGTGVVIHRKIIAELFTQRWGRSLRVVMSDLHKAAGVWGLAFHIMIAFTGAWLGLAPVFERGFDYATQSNKVQPAKRPEPAPAVMQSLDAMHAKAAQVVPGFKARFVSLRNWGMADAHVAFAGRLEDHLASTARVEFNGASGAIKSLHDPRHKGFWSQFNGLMEPLHFGDFGGLVLKWLYFLLGLTPAFLSLSGTLIWLDGREQRRRPATASSHAGRAA; this comes from the coding sequence ATGACCCGGCAGCGCACCTTGAACATGCTGTTCACGATTCATTCGTGGGCCGGAATCGTCACGGGGCTCTTGATGTTCATCGTGTGCTTTTCAGGTGCGGTGGTGGTGTTCAAGCATGAGATCGACCTGTGGGCCAATCCGGTGCTCGCCGAGGGTACACGCACCGCCAGGATGGCGCCGCTGGACGACATCGTACGCAAGGTGCACGAAGCTTATCCCACCAGCACGCTGGAATCGGTTTGGTTCCCGGATGACGTCAATCCGAATGTCTTCGTGTTGATCCGCGAACACGACCAGCCCGCGAACCAGCGCACCAAGCTGGCGCTGCGCTCCGACAATGGTGAGGTGATGGGACCGGTCGACAGCCAGCTCGGCCAGTTCCTGCGCATGCTGCACGTATTCCTGTTCGTGGGTCCGCGCTGGATCGTGGGCTTCCTCGGCGTGACGATGCTGGTGCTTATCGGCACCGGCGTCGTGATCCACCGTAAGATCATCGCCGAACTGTTCACGCAACGCTGGGGCCGCAGCCTGCGCGTGGTGATGTCCGACCTGCACAAGGCCGCCGGCGTGTGGGGACTGGCATTCCATATCATGATCGCCTTCACTGGTGCCTGGCTCGGCCTGGCGCCGGTGTTCGAGCGCGGCTTCGACTACGCCACCCAATCGAACAAGGTCCAGCCTGCAAAACGACCCGAGCCGGCGCCCGCGGTCATGCAGTCGCTCGACGCCATGCACGCAAAGGCGGCACAGGTAGTACCGGGCTTCAAGGCCAGGTTCGTGTCGCTTCGTAACTGGGGCATGGCCGATGCGCATGTCGCCTTCGCGGGCCGGCTGGAAGATCATCTGGCCAGCACGGCACGGGTAGAGTTCAACGGCGCGTCCGGTGCGATCAAGTCGCTGCACGATCCGCGCCACAAGGGCTTCTGGAGTCAGTTCAACGGACTGATGGAGCCACTGCATTTCGGCGACTTCGGTGGCCTGGTGCTCAAATGGCTGTACTTCCTGCTCGGCCTGACACCTGCCTTCCTGTCGCTTTCCGGAACGCTGATCTGGCTTGACGGCCGCGAGCAGCGGCGCCGCCCAGCCACCGCATCTTCGCACGCAGGACGGGCAGCATGA
- a CDS encoding triacylglycerol lipase has product MLRFFQSWALALLLAAAGCAPALGANNYPVIMVHGFLGFGPDEFQHSGFNYWGGYGDIARHMQVYRGPRNVFAAAVGPISSNWDRAADLYAQIKGGCVDYGAAHVRRHGTPGQVQKPPGKCWAADPADNPQGYPLALYPAWDAAHPIHLIGHSQGGTTIRALIELLEHGSPEDEGGGELFRGGKVGWVRSATTISAPHNGTTLSDAVFDIIPTLRTPLRELLSNRAAQWELAPDGAREFNRWARTSPHVVYYSVGTLATEAGSWCCNGTDRVIAPVQTTAFQYARADMIPYFKLFAGEWIVPSPLQRGMGSYTQDAPGRQRIDSDWFASDGVVNTVSMRAPNGHPARDFDGRSVPGCWNYLGTWRGYDHFDILNWPNGGPSANPLYEKISDLVFAL; this is encoded by the coding sequence ATGTTGCGGTTTTTTCAATCCTGGGCGCTGGCCCTGCTGCTGGCGGCGGCCGGCTGCGCGCCGGCGCTGGGCGCCAACAATTATCCCGTCATCATGGTGCATGGCTTCCTCGGCTTCGGCCCGGACGAATTCCAGCACAGCGGTTTCAACTACTGGGGCGGCTACGGCGACATCGCCCGCCACATGCAGGTCTACCGCGGCCCGCGCAACGTGTTCGCGGCGGCCGTGGGGCCGATCAGCTCCAACTGGGACCGCGCCGCCGACCTCTACGCCCAGATCAAGGGCGGCTGCGTCGACTACGGCGCTGCCCACGTGCGGCGCCACGGCACGCCCGGCCAGGTTCAGAAACCGCCCGGCAAGTGCTGGGCGGCCGATCCGGCCGACAATCCCCAGGGCTATCCGCTCGCCCTCTACCCCGCCTGGGACGCCGCCCACCCTATCCACTTGATCGGCCACAGCCAGGGAGGCACCACCATCCGCGCCCTGATCGAACTGCTGGAGCACGGCTCGCCCGAGGACGAAGGCGGCGGCGAGCTGTTCAGGGGCGGCAAGGTCGGCTGGGTGCGCAGCGCGACCACGATCTCGGCCCCGCACAACGGCACCACCCTGAGCGACGCGGTGTTCGACATCATTCCTACCCTGCGCACCCCGCTGCGCGAACTGCTCAGCAACCGCGCCGCGCAATGGGAGCTGGCGCCGGACGGGGCGCGCGAATTCAACCGCTGGGCGCGCACCTCGCCGCACGTGGTGTACTACTCGGTGGGGACGCTGGCGACCGAGGCCGGGAGCTGGTGCTGCAACGGCACCGACCGCGTGATCGCGCCGGTCCAGACCACCGCCTTCCAGTACGCGCGCGCCGACATGATCCCTTACTTCAAGCTGTTCGCCGGTGAGTGGATCGTACCCTCGCCCCTGCAGCGCGGGATGGGCAGCTATACCCAGGACGCGCCGGGACGCCAGCGCATCGACAGCGACTGGTTCGCCAGCGACGGCGTGGTCAACACGGTGAGCATGCGCGCGCCCAACGGGCACCCGGCGCGCGACTTCGACGGCAGGTCGGTGCCGGGCTGCTGGAACTACCTCGGCACCTGGCGCGGCTACGATCACTTCGACATCCTGAACTGGCCGAACGGCGGGCCGTCGGCCAATCCGCTGTACGAGAAGATCAGCGACCTGGTCTTCGCGCTCTGA
- a CDS encoding TonB-dependent siderophore receptor, translated as MSSRSAQKKNDLGSHAVMRFSLTPLALCISQLAFAHPAADDASSANADGVATEVQVVRVNATVEKDTGFAPTQAQTAGKAPMRLLETPQSISVVTRELMESRQITNLQQALQTVAGVSPVNFGRRGVDDINIRGFRSTESLLIDGLVQSPGMWTRMTPYGYERFEVLKGTASILYGQVQPGGIVNAISKRPKTQTFNEASIEVGSFGLRTLSGDFNRPMSGDGKSAVRVNAQVSEVKDPTDFVYRKDRWAAPSVSFDLGAKTDLVLFATYSQSEWLRQQGVTPYGTLLPNPNGPVSLTRFTGEPGFGAYDIEQITVGYTLEHQFTPDLILRQNVRHETEKGVGNFVANGVLQANRRLQNRTATRQYMDYDLLATDTSLLSRFSALGVRHQLVAGLDARSGTSHLGARSCSLAPLDLYQPVYGAAAACPANLTSDAPSKLTVTGLYAQDQIKFGNGWTALIGARHDRSKNDTDNRRTGQRTIEKDDATTFSGGLVYAITPNWSVYASRGESFLPVGGVTFAGEQFEPETGQQWETGLKYEGFGGRVTGSLALFDLRRQNVTTADPSHPGFSIQAGEQRARGVEFEAGADLRNGWKLTSSYAFTDTEVTRDSNPEILGKPLNLTPRHTVALWASYRVPVFQRVSVGLGARYVSEQKGALPFTLPSYTVADASLTYAGKSFRVTAGVKNLFDRQYYDGAINANVVSPSMPRNYAVNATFFF; from the coding sequence ATGTCGTCCCGCTCCGCTCAGAAAAAAAATGATCTCGGCAGTCATGCCGTCATGAGGTTCTCGCTCACGCCACTTGCTCTGTGCATCTCCCAGCTGGCATTCGCCCACCCTGCCGCTGACGACGCAAGCAGCGCCAACGCGGACGGCGTCGCAACCGAGGTGCAGGTGGTGCGGGTCAACGCCACTGTGGAAAAAGACACCGGTTTCGCGCCGACCCAGGCGCAGACCGCCGGCAAGGCTCCAATGCGCCTGCTCGAAACGCCACAGTCCATCAGCGTCGTGACCCGCGAACTGATGGAATCCCGCCAGATCACCAACCTGCAGCAGGCCCTGCAAACCGTGGCCGGCGTCAGCCCGGTCAACTTCGGCCGGCGCGGCGTGGACGACATCAATATCCGTGGATTCCGTTCAACCGAATCGCTGCTGATCGACGGCCTGGTGCAAAGCCCGGGCATGTGGACGCGCATGACGCCTTATGGCTACGAGCGCTTCGAAGTCTTGAAGGGCACCGCCTCGATCCTGTATGGCCAGGTACAGCCGGGCGGGATCGTCAACGCGATCAGCAAGCGTCCCAAGACCCAGACCTTCAACGAGGCGTCGATTGAAGTCGGCAGCTTCGGCCTGCGCACCCTGTCGGGCGATTTCAACCGTCCGATGTCGGGAGACGGCAAGTCGGCCGTCCGGGTCAATGCGCAGGTGTCGGAGGTGAAGGACCCCACCGATTTTGTCTATCGCAAGGACCGCTGGGCGGCGCCATCGGTCTCGTTCGACCTCGGCGCCAAGACCGACCTCGTCCTGTTCGCAACGTACAGCCAGAGCGAGTGGCTGCGCCAGCAAGGCGTGACGCCGTACGGCACCTTGCTGCCGAATCCGAACGGTCCGGTTTCGCTGACACGCTTCACTGGCGAGCCGGGCTTCGGCGCCTACGACATCGAACAGATCACGGTCGGTTATACGCTGGAGCACCAGTTCACGCCCGATCTGATCCTGCGCCAGAACGTGCGCCACGAAACCGAAAAAGGCGTGGGTAATTTCGTCGCCAACGGCGTGCTGCAAGCGAACCGGCGCCTGCAGAACCGTACCGCTACGCGCCAGTACATGGACTACGACCTGCTGGCGACCGATACCTCGCTGTTGTCGCGCTTTTCCGCGCTCGGCGTGCGACACCAACTGGTGGCCGGACTCGATGCGCGTTCCGGCACCAGCCACCTGGGGGCACGGTCCTGCAGCCTGGCGCCACTCGACCTGTACCAGCCTGTGTACGGAGCGGCCGCGGCATGCCCGGCCAACCTGACCAGTGACGCGCCGTCCAAGCTGACGGTCACCGGATTGTATGCACAGGACCAGATCAAGTTCGGCAATGGCTGGACGGCGCTGATCGGAGCGCGTCATGACCGCTCGAAGAACGACACCGACAACCGCCGCACCGGTCAGCGCACGATCGAGAAGGACGATGCCACTACCTTCTCCGGCGGCCTGGTGTATGCGATCACGCCGAACTGGTCGGTCTACGCCAGCCGCGGCGAGTCCTTCCTTCCGGTGGGGGGCGTGACCTTCGCCGGCGAACAGTTCGAGCCGGAGACTGGCCAGCAGTGGGAAACCGGCTTGAAATACGAAGGCTTCGGCGGCAGGGTGACCGGCTCGCTGGCCTTGTTCGACCTGCGCCGCCAGAACGTCACCACGGCTGATCCGTCCCACCCCGGTTTCAGCATCCAGGCCGGGGAGCAACGCGCGCGCGGCGTCGAATTCGAGGCCGGCGCCGACCTGCGCAACGGCTGGAAGCTCACCTCCAGCTACGCCTTTACCGACACCGAGGTCACGCGAGACAGCAACCCGGAAATCCTCGGCAAGCCGCTCAATCTCACGCCGCGCCATACCGTGGCGCTATGGGCATCCTATCGCGTACCCGTCTTCCAGCGCGTCAGCGTGGGCCTGGGCGCGCGCTATGTCAGCGAGCAGAAAGGCGCACTGCCCTTCACGCTCCCATCGTACACGGTTGCCGATGCCTCGCTGACCTACGCCGGCAAATCATTCCGCGTTACCGCCGGCGTGAAGAACCTGTTCGACCGCCAGTACTATGACGGCGCAATCAATGCCAATGTGGTGTCGCCGTCCATGCCGCGTAACTACGCGGTCAACGCCACCTTCTTCTTCTGA
- a CDS encoding MFS transporter has translation MSKYAPRQWTPEEKPMFPGSPSTPAHPTPLRLAYLFVGILVTVTGGLGNALVVVNLVNLQGVLGAYATETNWLPVAYVMTNASMNLLLVKFRQQFGLRLFTEFFLVLYALVTFAHLFVNDLGSAIAVRAAHGMLGAAMTPLGLFYTLQAFKKEWRLKGVAISLGAAQLALPLAYIFSNDLLQIAEWRGLYIFELGLALVSLGAVLLLKLPPGDRFKAFRPLDFLTFALFAPGVALLCVVLTFGRVLWWFEQPWIGVALACSIALLAAAICVEHNRVNPLLNVRWLTNANILRLLMALVLVRIVLSEQSVGAVGFLRAVGLDNDQLQTLYAIVLAATVAGIVVSGLTVSIQHLMAPQVIALLLMALGAWLDAHATSQTRPQQMYLSQSLMAFGGTLFIGPAVISLIGTVIANPGNLISFSVLLGLSQNLGGLLGSAMVGTFQVLREKFHSSVIVEHLSVLDPLVASRIQQGAAASARLLADPEARTRQGLAALQASATREANILAYNDVFFVIAILAAASAAWIFLHALWLRYQTPPAPAPAQPPQPPVGPPPPEPVTD, from the coding sequence ATGAGCAAGTACGCGCCGCGCCAGTGGACACCCGAGGAAAAGCCGATGTTTCCGGGCTCTCCGTCCACCCCGGCTCATCCGACGCCGCTGCGCCTTGCCTATCTGTTCGTCGGCATCCTGGTCACCGTCACGGGCGGCCTGGGCAACGCGCTGGTGGTGGTCAACCTGGTCAACCTGCAGGGCGTGCTGGGCGCCTACGCCACCGAGACCAACTGGCTGCCGGTGGCCTACGTCATGACCAACGCTTCGATGAACCTGCTGCTGGTGAAATTCCGCCAGCAGTTCGGGCTGCGCCTGTTCACAGAGTTCTTCCTGGTGCTGTACGCGCTGGTGACCTTCGCCCACCTGTTCGTGAACGACCTCGGCTCGGCGATCGCGGTGCGCGCCGCCCACGGGATGCTGGGGGCGGCCATGACGCCGCTCGGCCTGTTCTACACGCTGCAAGCCTTCAAGAAGGAATGGCGCCTGAAGGGCGTGGCGATTTCGCTCGGCGCGGCCCAGCTGGCGCTGCCGCTGGCTTACATCTTTTCCAACGACCTGCTGCAGATCGCCGAGTGGCGCGGGCTCTACATCTTCGAACTGGGCCTGGCGCTGGTCTCGCTGGGCGCGGTGCTCTTGCTCAAGCTTCCGCCGGGCGACCGCTTCAAGGCCTTCCGGCCGCTGGACTTCCTCACCTTCGCGCTGTTCGCGCCGGGCGTGGCCCTGCTGTGCGTGGTGCTGACCTTCGGGCGCGTGCTGTGGTGGTTCGAGCAGCCCTGGATCGGGGTGGCGCTGGCCTGTTCCATCGCGCTGCTGGCGGCCGCCATCTGCGTCGAGCACAACCGCGTCAACCCCCTGCTCAACGTGCGCTGGCTGACCAATGCCAACATCCTGCGGCTCTTGATGGCCCTGGTCCTGGTGCGCATCGTGCTGTCGGAGCAGAGCGTGGGCGCGGTCGGCTTCCTGCGCGCGGTGGGGCTGGACAACGACCAGCTCCAGACCCTGTATGCGATCGTGCTGGCGGCCACCGTCGCCGGCATCGTGGTGTCGGGGCTGACCGTCTCGATCCAGCACCTGATGGCGCCGCAGGTGATCGCGCTCCTGCTGATGGCACTCGGCGCCTGGCTCGACGCCCACGCCACCAGCCAGACCCGCCCGCAGCAGATGTACCTGAGCCAGAGCCTGATGGCCTTCGGCGGCACCCTGTTCATCGGACCGGCCGTGATCTCCCTGATCGGCACCGTGATCGCCAATCCGGGCAACCTGATCAGCTTCTCGGTGCTGCTCGGCCTGAGCCAGAACCTGGGCGGCCTGCTCGGCTCGGCCATGGTCGGCACCTTCCAGGTGCTGCGCGAGAAGTTCCACTCCTCGGTCATCGTCGAGCACCTGAGCGTGCTCGACCCGCTGGTGGCCAGCCGCATCCAGCAGGGCGCGGCCGCCAGCGCGCGCCTGCTGGCCGACCCCGAGGCGCGCACGCGCCAGGGGCTGGCCGCGCTCCAGGCCAGTGCCACGCGCGAAGCCAACATCCTGGCCTACAACGACGTCTTCTTCGTGATCGCCATCCTGGCCGCAGCGAGCGCCGCATGGATCTTCCTGCACGCCCTGTGGCTGCGTTACCAGACCCCACCCGCGCCCGCGCCGGCCCAGCCGCCCCAGCCGCCCGTCGGGCCGCCACCACCCGAACCCGTGACCGACTGA
- a CDS encoding HlyD family secretion protein, protein MPEPTTTPNRPRKILLSALAFGAVALTGILIVLYAWKLPPFRSTLQSTENALVRGQVTIISPQLSGYVVEVLVQDFQQVRQGELLMRIDDRIPTQRVAQARAELANRRAALENFAQSQRSAQASIAQGQATLASNEAQARRAEADLRRVEELAADGSLSARERDAARAARAQAVAARDQARAALEIARQNLGSVDVNRASLEAAVAGAEAALRLAEVDLSNTRIHAPRDGQLGQVTVRQGAYVNAGAQLTALVPKQLWVIANMKETQMADVRLGQPVRFTVDALDNAILRGHVERIAPATGSEFAVIAPDNATGNFVKIAQRIPVRISIDPGQPLAARLRPGMSVVATIDTASARGEAR, encoded by the coding sequence ATGCCAGAACCGACCACCACGCCCAATCGCCCACGCAAGATCCTGCTCAGCGCGCTCGCCTTCGGGGCCGTCGCCCTGACCGGCATCCTGATCGTGCTCTACGCCTGGAAGCTGCCGCCTTTCCGCAGCACCCTGCAGAGCACCGAGAACGCGCTGGTGCGCGGCCAGGTGACCATCATCAGCCCCCAGCTGTCGGGCTACGTGGTCGAGGTGCTGGTGCAGGACTTCCAGCAGGTGCGCCAGGGCGAGCTCCTGATGCGCATCGACGACCGCATCCCGACCCAGCGCGTGGCCCAGGCGCGCGCCGAACTGGCCAACCGCCGCGCCGCGCTCGAGAACTTCGCGCAGAGCCAGCGCAGCGCCCAGGCCAGCATCGCGCAGGGGCAGGCCACGCTGGCCTCGAACGAGGCCCAGGCGCGGCGCGCCGAGGCCGACCTGCGCCGGGTCGAGGAACTGGCGGCCGACGGCTCGCTGTCGGCACGCGAGCGCGACGCCGCGCGCGCCGCGCGCGCCCAGGCGGTGGCGGCGCGCGACCAGGCCAGGGCCGCGCTCGAGATCGCGCGCCAGAACCTGGGCTCGGTGGACGTCAATCGCGCTTCGCTCGAAGCGGCGGTGGCCGGCGCGGAAGCGGCGCTCAGGCTGGCCGAGGTCGACCTGTCGAACACCCGCATCCACGCGCCGCGCGACGGCCAGCTGGGCCAGGTGACGGTGCGCCAGGGCGCCTACGTGAACGCCGGCGCCCAGCTCACCGCCCTGGTGCCGAAGCAGTTGTGGGTGATCGCCAACATGAAGGAAACCCAGATGGCCGACGTGCGCCTGGGCCAGCCGGTGCGCTTCACGGTGGATGCGCTCGACAACGCGATACTCCGCGGCCACGTCGAACGCATCGCGCCGGCCACCGGCTCGGAGTTCGCGGTGATCGCGCCCGACAACGCGACCGGTAATTTCGTCAAGATCGCCCAGCGCATCCCGGTGCGGATCAGCATCGACCCGGGCCAGCCGCTGGCGGCGCGCCTGCGGCCCGGCATGTCGGTGGTGGCGACCATCGACACCGCCTCAGCGCGCGGGGAGGCCCGATGA
- a CDS encoding nitronate monooxygenase family protein translates to MTQLTDLLGIRHPIIQAPMAGVSTPKLAAAVSEAGALGSIALGAGKAAQARAAIQEVRKLTGKPFNVNLFAHRPARADPAREARWLEHLRPHFEGLGAAPPAALREVFTSFLADPEMLALLVAEAPPVVSLHFGLPEPSWIAALHAAGCVLMATATSLPEALAIEAAGIDVVVAQGYEAGGHRGIFDPEVEPAIGTLALTRLLASRLRTPVVAAGGVMDGQGIAAVLRLGAAGAQLGTAFILCPESSATAHHRQLLRQPEGLRTAVTAEISGRPARGLVNRVFDDIGAPGHPPVPDYPIAYDATMSLHASAAARGVQDYSVNLAGQGFALAREMPAASLVDTLAAEMSAD, encoded by the coding sequence ATGACGCAACTGACCGACCTGCTCGGCATCCGCCATCCCATCATCCAGGCGCCCATGGCGGGCGTGTCCACGCCCAAGCTGGCCGCCGCCGTGTCCGAGGCCGGCGCGCTCGGTTCGATCGCCCTGGGCGCCGGCAAGGCCGCGCAGGCGCGCGCCGCGATCCAGGAAGTGCGCAAGCTGACCGGCAAGCCCTTCAACGTCAACCTGTTCGCCCACCGTCCAGCCCGGGCCGACCCCGCGCGCGAAGCGCGCTGGCTGGAGCACCTGCGGCCTCACTTCGAGGGGCTCGGCGCCGCCCCGCCGGCCGCGCTGCGCGAAGTCTTCACCAGCTTCCTGGCCGACCCCGAGATGCTCGCGTTGCTGGTCGCCGAAGCGCCGCCGGTGGTGAGCCTGCATTTCGGCCTGCCCGAGCCGTCCTGGATCGCGGCCCTGCACGCGGCGGGCTGCGTGCTGATGGCCACCGCCACCTCGCTGCCCGAGGCGCTGGCGATCGAGGCCGCCGGCATCGACGTGGTGGTGGCCCAGGGCTACGAGGCGGGCGGGCACCGCGGCATCTTCGACCCCGAGGTGGAGCCGGCGATCGGCACCCTGGCCCTGACGCGCCTGCTGGCATCGCGCCTGCGGACTCCGGTGGTGGCGGCCGGCGGCGTCATGGACGGCCAGGGCATCGCCGCCGTGCTGCGCCTGGGCGCGGCCGGCGCCCAGCTCGGCACTGCATTCATTTTGTGCCCGGAATCCTCGGCCACCGCCCACCACCGCCAGTTGCTGCGCCAGCCCGAGGGCTTGCGCACGGCGGTCACGGCGGAGATCTCCGGGCGGCCGGCGCGCGGGCTGGTGAACCGCGTTTTCGACGACATCGGCGCGCCCGGCCATCCTCCCGTCCCGGACTATCCGATTGCCTACGACGCCACCATGTCCCTGCATGCGTCAGCCGCCGCCCGGGGCGTGCAGGATTACTCGGTCAACCTGGCCGGCCAAGGCTTCGCGCTGGCGCGCGAGATGCCGGCCGCCAGCCTGGTCGACACCCTGGCTGCCGAAATGAGTGCTGACTGA
- a CDS encoding dienelactone hydrolase family protein: protein MLNVRFSVRTLASAVLAVSVLFPAAAMAQEPPLDYRMNERIVQVPAGTEGQARLETTVFRPDGAGPFPLIIINHGKDPGRPSLQPRDRFYHMASAFVKRGYAVMVPMRQGFSNSTGRYADHGCDMTANGYSQAGDIRATLEYARQQPWVDKDHVVVAGQSYGGLATVALGAERLPGVRGLINVAGGLRDDSDRCAWRSQLVSAFAEYGRKNTVPTLWLYGQNDSLFGPELAQRMFSAFEGAGGRGRLVEFAPFKRDAHGMLASRDGEKVWLDDTMRFLKEVGMPTQVVREVAPPPSPAKTDYARVDDVEAVPFLSEHGKRAYADYLTKMTPRAFAVSPSGAWTWAEEGEDPGARALATCSAKSTQPCRLYSMDDYVVWNGERIDAAEKAAATAALSPRPAAPATSAPTTSVGGTR from the coding sequence ATGTTGAACGTCCGTTTTTCCGTCCGTACTCTCGCTTCCGCCGTCCTCGCCGTATCGGTCTTGTTTCCCGCCGCCGCCATGGCGCAGGAGCCGCCGCTCGATTACCGCATGAACGAACGCATCGTCCAGGTCCCTGCCGGCACGGAAGGCCAGGCCAGGCTCGAAACCACGGTGTTCCGCCCCGACGGCGCCGGCCCCTTCCCGCTCATCATCATCAACCACGGCAAGGACCCGGGCCGCCCCAGCCTGCAGCCACGCGACCGCTTCTACCACATGGCCAGCGCCTTCGTGAAGCGCGGCTACGCGGTGATGGTGCCGATGCGCCAGGGCTTCTCGAATTCCACCGGCCGCTACGCCGACCACGGCTGCGACATGACCGCCAACGGCTACAGCCAGGCCGGCGACATCCGCGCCACGCTCGAGTACGCGCGCCAGCAGCCCTGGGTCGACAAAGACCACGTGGTGGTCGCCGGCCAGTCCTATGGCGGCCTGGCGACCGTGGCCCTGGGCGCCGAGCGCCTGCCCGGCGTGCGCGGCCTGATCAACGTCGCCGGCGGCCTGCGCGACGACAGCGACCGCTGCGCCTGGCGTTCGCAACTGGTGTCGGCCTTCGCCGAATACGGCCGCAAGAACACCGTGCCCACGCTCTGGCTCTACGGCCAGAACGATTCGCTGTTCGGCCCGGAACTGGCGCAGCGCATGTTCAGCGCCTTCGAAGGCGCCGGCGGGCGCGGCCGGCTGGTCGAGTTCGCGCCCTTCAAGCGCGACGCCCACGGCATGCTGGCCAGCCGCGACGGCGAAAAGGTCTGGCTGGACGACACCATGCGCTTCCTGAAGGAAGTCGGGATGCCGACCCAGGTGGTGCGCGAAGTGGCGCCGCCGCCGAGCCCGGCCAAGACCGACTATGCGCGCGTGGACGACGTCGAGGCCGTGCCCTTCCTGTCGGAACACGGCAAGCGCGCCTACGCCGACTATCTCACCAAGATGACCCCGCGCGCCTTCGCGGTGTCGCCGAGCGGCGCCTGGACCTGGGCCGAGGAAGGCGAAGACCCGGGCGCGCGCGCCCTGGCCACCTGCAGCGCCAAGAGCACCCAGCCCTGCCGCCTGTATTCGATGGACGACTACGTGGTCTGGAACGGCGAGCGCATCGACGCCGCCGAGAAAGCCGCCGCCACCGCCGCGCTCAGTCCGCGTCCGGCCGCTCCGGCCACCTCCGCTCCCACCACCTCGGTCGGCGGCACGCGCTGA
- a CDS encoding nuclear transport factor 2 family protein, protein MSVHVSDREPKNTDASHRANKLLVDAFLGHFETSGVKQLLDMMSDDATWWVNGKPHLFPFAGLKTKAEMESVLGGLFALFDGGLKMELNSVVADGDIVAAQARSLGLTKTGKSYENEYHLLFRLRDGKIAEIREYTDPMHAVEVLADASS, encoded by the coding sequence ATGTCGGTGCATGTCTCGGACCGCGAGCCAAAGAACACGGATGCGTCACATCGTGCGAACAAACTCCTGGTCGACGCCTTTCTCGGTCACTTCGAAACGTCCGGCGTCAAGCAGCTGCTCGACATGATGAGTGATGACGCGACCTGGTGGGTGAACGGCAAACCGCATCTTTTTCCGTTTGCCGGCCTGAAGACCAAAGCAGAGATGGAGTCCGTGCTTGGCGGGCTTTTCGCTCTCTTCGATGGCGGTCTGAAAATGGAATTGAACAGCGTGGTCGCCGACGGTGATATCGTGGCTGCGCAAGCCCGCTCGCTGGGACTCACGAAGACCGGCAAATCGTATGAGAACGAGTACCACCTGCTCTTTCGACTGCGAGACGGGAAGATCGCCGAGATACGGGAATACACCGACCCCATGCACGCTGTCGAGGTCCTGGCGGATGCTTCGAGTTGA